The region GGCCTGTAGCCAACCGCAACGGAGCGCTGCGTTAACTGCGATTCTTTCTCCCGCGTACTCCCCGATGCATCACGGACACGCTGATGCCGCAAGTCCTTGTTCCTGACGGGGCAGACCGGAATCCCCCGCTCGAAATCGACGCGAACACACGGGAAAATGGGTCATCCGGGGTAGCTGGCCCGGTCGGAAAGTAAGCCCTAGTCGCTTGTGGCGGCGACCGTGTAAATGTGCTCATCCGCGCCCGTGCAATCTGCTACATGCGCCGGTTCTATGCGCGACGAACGTGGTCGTCAATGGATGCCGGAGGTTTTCTTTGGTTTGAATCCTTTGATTATTGCTCGCAGCATATAGTACTTTTTGAGTTGTTTACTGCGGTATTAGTGGCATAGCCATTATCAGAACTATACCGGGTGCGAGGCTCATTGCCCGACTCTGGCTTTTCGGTATGAAGAAGGAAAAAATAATGAACGATAGCGCATATCTCTTATCAAGCGAGTGCCTGATAGAATCTGCACATAATCCTTTCTCGTCAATGACTTACGACGATGGATAATTTGCTCATACCGGTCACTCTTAATATCTCGCAGAGGCGACCAATCCGGACGGTTCGGGCAGGCAAACGGAAGAATCCTATGTCTGCAGTTTCAACTCTAACTTTCCGCGAACTCTCGGAAAAAATGGACCAACGTGTGGCCGACGGGGAGATTTCGGCTTCCATGCTACCCAACTTGAAATCTGCCCTTCGGGCATTCTTGGCCAGCTTCCGAGTTTCCGAAGATAGCATTGTTGGCTCGTTGTTGCGCAGTTCATACTATCGAAATCTTCGCCTTCATGTCGACAAATTACAAGCAGAAGGGCGCGAAAAAGCCTACATCGCCAATCGCAAGAGCTTGATGGGAAAGTGGTGCTCACTCGTAACGCATCTCGACCGGATTGAGGCAGCAACGTCGAACTGTATGTCCCCGTTTCAGTCGGCACTGGACGAGCTGCTGACGCGAAGCCAGACGACGGTGGCTGGACTGGCGCGAGCGGCAGGCGTCTCTAAGGCAACCCTTCGCCGTTGGGTCAAGGGAGCATTGCCGAATCCCCGCGCGGTTCCTTCGTTGAAACGGCTTGAGCGGTTCTTCGCTCTGGAGCCAGATGCGCTCGTCAATCTCGCACTTGAGCGCCAGCATTCCAGACCAGTCGAAACCGCGCCGGCTGTGAGAATCCCATATCGGGAAAGAATGGCCAGTGTTACGAAAGACACGTACCGTCTGAAGACGGTCTCCGATTTTTTGGCACAAGAATGGTCGGATTTCGTCATACACAAAACGGAGAGACTGCCGGAACTAGAGCGGTATTCGCGTGGAGCTTGGGTCACGACGGACCTAGTCACGGAGAGGGAAACCGACCGCAACTGGTACTGTTTCACAGGAGGTAAATTCGTTCCCACGGCGAAGATTGTCTGGGGGCACGTAACGTCTTTCCTTGGATGGCTCACCCGCACGCGAGAACTGGGTGGAGCCGGGCTCAGCAGCGCCGACGTCCAGACGCTCGCTTGGCTCTCGAGCAAGCGGATGGTTCATCGCTACATGAAATGGCTGATTGAGCGCGCTGACGGCAAAGTGCATGATGGCGTGCTCGACGTCGCAAGTTTGATTGCGTCGCTCAACCATCCCAAGCACGGCTACCTCACCCAGATGCCCGAACTCCGGGAGCGGCTGCCGGAGCTTCACCGCCCCGAAGTTTGGCAAGACGCGTGTCTTGAAGCCTATAAGTGGGCCTCCGAGAGGAAGAGACATCTGTTGGCGAACGGTATTGAGCATTCGAGGGAGCCGATGGCACCTATCAAGCGAGTGCTGGAGCTGGATGACCCGCTGGCGGCGGTCGCAGACATGATTTCACGGATGAAGAGCTGCCGCCCGACCACTGGCGGCATTAGCGAGGCAGTTTGGGCGCGAGACCTGCTCCTGGTCAAACTGATGACATCGAATCCGTTGCGCGCCAAGAACATGAAGTTGCTCACCTATCGCGCGGACAACACCGGCAACCTCTATCGTCGCCCAGATGGGAGTTGGTTCATCCGAATTGAGAAACGCGCGTTCAAGAATGCCAAGGGAGCCGCAAAGAACCGGGACTATGACATGCCCGTCAACCACGTGGTTTGGGGCGACATTGAGCGCTATCTGAGTGTCTATCGACCGAGGTTGCCGGATGCCGACAAGGTGGACTATGTGTTCTTGTCTTCAACGGAAGAAAAGCCAGATGGCTATGTCGGTGCATGGAAATCTCTTAACCGACGGGTTTTCTACCTGACTCACCGTTACTTGTGGCAATGTCCGGGCATCGGACCACACGGCTTTCGTTACATCATTGGCACGGCCACGCTGAAAAAAGCACCGGGGGCCTGGGATGCAGCGGCAGCCGTTCTCCACGACGAGGTCGCCACGGTAAAGGCCCATTACGCTCATCTGCGTCCCTCCGATGGCGGCAACTTTGTGCACACGTTACTGGACTCCGCCTTCGCGCGGATGTGAGCGAGTAGATAACCGGGTGTCGTGCTTGACACCCGGTCGTCGTCAGATTGTCTTCTTCAGCGGTGAGAGGCAGCTTTAACTCTGCGCGTGCTGAGATGCCTCGGCTACTGGCGAACTGGTGCGCCGCAAGCTGAGAGACAACCAGGACACCGCGGCTCCTCGCCTGACGTGTGGGCTGGACGGAAGCACCTTAGTCGAACACATCATCGTCGCGGAGCTGGGCCACGATAATCTGGAGCTGGTCACCGTTGCGCCGTAGCTGCCGACGAGGCGTGTCCGCACCTCAAGATTCGCGACACGGATGCCGTTATCCAATCGCGATGACCGCATTTGTCGGACGCTCTTCACAACCTGCAGCGGCATCGCATACCCGCAAAGCTATCGGTCGCAACTCGACGGCGCGGCGGTAGCCTTGTTGTTGAGGATTGAAACGCGCAAGCTAACGTTGTTGGAAGGTACTTATTATGTTGGAACCCGAAAAGCTAGCTGACCCGAGCTGGCCGTTTCTGCAATCGCTGATGAGCCTCTACCTCAGCGAAGAGGTAACACCGCACGCCGGCAAGGACGCTGTCGAATCCCTGCCCCCGATGGAGGCGCTCGTTCTTGGCGTTATGTGTTTGACCAAGACATATAACAGCCGGAGCTTCCAGAACCTTCTCTACCGGAAATACAGGATTTTCGATAACAAGGAATGCGGCGTCATGACCGAGACCGCTATCCTCCGCCTAGTCGACCGCGGTTATTTGAAGCCTGCTTCGGAGCAGGCCGAGGAAGCGCTCGACATGAGAGATGACGCAGTTTGGGGCCTCGGGGATGTGCCTTTCGTCGTCACTGCAGCAGGAGCAAAACGCATCGGATATCTCGTGGCAAATCTGCGGCAGGAAAACGTCGAGGACGTGGTGAAGCGGCTGCAAGTTGAGTCGAAGGAAGCGGCGAGTAACTGGGTTCCTAACTGACCGGCGCGGCCCGGCCGCCGTCTAGGCTTTGCCGCTACGTCTACATGCTCCCGCGGCGCTCTGATGATGTACAGCGTTGAGCGCGAGACACCGAAGTGTCGACTGGACAGGCCCACCGGTATCGATGGGCTCGTTCAACGTTTTGACCTTCACACCGCGCTATTCGAGTTCGTTGTCGATACAGACGACGTCCCGGAGATTTCGACATAGCCGGTCCCGTCTCCACGGGGCGAGGGTGTCGCCTTCTCGGAGTGCGCGCGGTGCGCGAGTGCCGTCAAGCCGCTCGCTTTGTCCTCCTGGATGGGGCTGGCTTCCGCTCCTGCCGCGCGTCGCTACGCAGGTCGAGAATCTGCTCGAAAGTGCTCACGCGGACGTATCCCAATCACCGCGGCGGGCCGCGATTGGCCACAAGCAAGCTGATGAAGGGAGCGCGGCGGCGCAAGGCCGTGGGTGCGTGCCGCTTGGCATCTCCATGCACTACCGCCACAATCGACGGGTTCAATTTTCCCCGCCCACACCATGCCCCTGTCCTCCACACAAATCGGCGCCATTGGCGAAAACCTGCTGGTTAACGCGGTCATGAAGGGGAGCGGCGGTCGGTTATCACCGTTTCAACCCTTCGCCGATGACGACGGCATTGACTGCTTATTCTGGGACAAAACCACCGGCCAATCCGTCGCCATCCAACTGAAGTGCCGGACCGTCACCCTGTATAAGCCCGGCACCAAGGAGCGCGGAAATCAGGCTCACTTTGAGGTCCGGAAAGCGACATTCAACGAGGCGCGTCGCGCGCATCTGGTCGCCGGACTCTGCAATGAGGAGCTGACAGGGTTTGTGGCGACCTGGTTCGTTCCCATGTCGGCGTTGCCGGAACTCGCGCGCAATAGCGCAAGCAAGTGGGTCATCCGGCCAAACAAGTCGAAAAGCAGCGCGGACCGCTTTGCGCCTTACCGGTGCAGTTCAGTCGATGAACTGGCCCAGCGCATCATCGCTATATGCGAGATGCATGAAAATGTCGAGACTCTATAGTTATACTAACTAATACAGGCTATCCGATGTTAGCGCGCAGGCCCGGTTGCGCTACGGCGGTCGTCGGTGTCGCGTGTGTACGCACTCGCGGTGAATCGTCGGCGCGTTCAATATCTTCAAGGTTTTTCAATCATTCTTCGCATCTGCGGGGCTGCCCTTTGCTGCCCCGCGCTGTGGTCGGGGCCGGGGCGCCTCACATCTGACGGTGTGCCCCGTCCGCTGCCCCCCCAATGGGCGCAGTCCGGCGTGGGCGCAGGACTGCGCCTCCCGCCGTGGGGCTCCGTCGCCCTCGGTGCAAACCATCCAAGCGCCCGGTTGCATAGACGGGGCCTGGACGGCCCCGTCTATGCAACCGGGCGCCTGTAACGGACTCAGGGACGGCAAATGTTTCGTTGTAGCGCTCTCAGTCGCGGCTTGCTGGCGAGCGGCGTCTGGCAAATGCACCTGAACTCGAGGGACGTTGAGCCAACATCAACAGTCAGCCCCATTTCAGCGCGAAGAAGAAATCCTTAGCGTGTCGTTGTTGATTACGAACAACTGAACTTTCCAGAGAATGATTTGAACAGAGCCTACTTTTGCCGTGCGACGGCCCCAGCAGGGACTCGCCATGGCGAAAATCTACCCGCCTGCGGGGGTTTCCGTTCTTCTCTTCTGGCCGACATGAAGCGGCATTGGCTCTTCGTCTCGCTCCATCACCAAGTCGATTTCATCGACGCAGAGCCCCGCGGCCAGCGATACAAGTGTGTCCAAGGGACCTTAGCGTTCGGTGTCGACGAGAACAAGAAAGTAGCTATCGGGACTCCAATTAGCAAAGTTCAGCACAGCATGCATTCGCCCGCGTTCAATGTCCCGGTGGACGCTCGCCATCAACGCCTATTCGTCAGCGGGTCGCACCACCTTCCTCGGGCGGCCTCGATTAGGCTCCTTCGGCTCCTCTCCACTATCAGTCAATAATTCGATTTCAGTGACGTCGAGTGCTGCGGCCAGCGAGATAAGGGTCTCCAGCTTCATGTTTCGGCGCCCGCGTTCGATTACGCTGAGCTGCGTGCGATGCAAGCCAGCACGGTCCGCAAGTGTCTCTTGGGACATGCCTCGTTTGTCACGAAGGAGTCTAAGGTTCTTCGCGATAAGCCCCTGAAGTTCCAGGAGGCGCGCGGAAACGTTCTCTGCCATATGGGGCAGGAGCATCCCGCATTGTAGTGTTGAAATCTACATCGCACAGAATGTCATTTTTAAAAATGGCATTCTTTACACTACATATATTTGCCGCTACACTGCGCTCGCGTCGGGCTAACGCCCGTTGATATGTCGCGTAAAACGCGAAAGTCAACGCGCCGACACTCGCGTCCGTAACTAACTTCACTTTCACAATCGCCCACCGCGAGGGACTTGCTCGTCCCGGCCGCAGGTAGGTGACGGAGAATTCTTGGTGACTGTTCCTCAAGCACAGCGTCGCGCACGGTCGATTGATAACTCGCCAGCGGTTCGCCGACAGGTCAAGTTAGTTGAACCCGTGGACACTGAACTGCATCCACGGCCCCGCTTGTGGATGATGAACGGCGGACAGAAAGACCTGTTTTCGCGCTTCCCGCTCTTCTTCCGCGCGGTGCATCATCCCGAGTCCTACCCGGCGAACATCTCGCACTTCGGAATTCAGTGCGGCGTTGGTTGGTATCCAATCATCGAAGTGCTGGCGCGCGACGTTGAGTTTGAGCTACGCGCACTGTGGCGCGAGCAACTCCAGTCTCCCGAGAAAATCGCGGATATGGATAGAGCACTCCTGTCCGGCCGCGTCCCCTATCCGGCGCTCCCCGTTTGCACTGACATCTCGCAGGTCGCAGGTGAACTCAAACTCAAAATCCTGAATGGATACATGTGTCCGCCCGATGTTTGGACGCGCATTTCCGCGAGCGTCGAAATCGCTGTGGCGACTGCTCGGTGCATATGTGAGAGCTGCGGCAACCCAGGCACGCTTCGGGATGTTGATTGGCATCACGTCTATTGCGACAAGTGTATCGACCTGGCCCTCGACTCAGAATGTGCAAAACCGAGCGCTTCGGTGAGCCAAGGCTGACGCTCGACACCCGTTGCTTCGACCGCCAATGCAGACCACAATCCAGCCGACTAAGGTTCCCGATGACTTCCCACGTGACGACACATCCGGCATCGTCACTGGCGCGCAACCAAAAATCTGTGTCGTCCTGTCTGAAGGCAAGTACGTCGCTGGGCAGACGGCCGCCGAACGCGAAGAGCGGTGGAACATCTGCGAGGACCTCGCACATCAGCTTGTGCCGAAGGCTCTGAAGGATGCATCAGCTCATCCGGAACAAAGCCACGATGTCATCCTCGAGCGCGTGCGCGCGGCAGTCGCACGCAAGAGATGGGTCTCAGAAGATGAATTGCGTTGGCTCATCGTTCGCCTCCGCGCGTTACTGGATTGGTAACCGTTTGTGGAATTGCTACATCTCTCCAACCTCGCAACCCGCCACCATGAACCTCGCCTCATCCCCGCCGCCTTCTTCATTCAGCCCGCTGGCGTCAGACCTACAGACGCTTGGCCGCCTGATTCGCAGTTGCCGGCAACAATGCGAACTCAACCTCCTCGACGCAGCCGACTATCTCTACGTCGATGTCGCTGAATTGAGCCGCATCGAAGATGGATTGTCCGCCGGTACCGAAGCCCTGTTCAAGGTTCTCGCTGGGTTCGGCCGGGAGATGCTCATCATGCAGCGCGATGACGCCAGCGACGCTCTCGCGGCGGTCGGGCATACCGTCAACTGGTACAAAGTGATGGAGCGGCGCCATCCTTCCAGAGAACGACCCGCACCGGCCCCCTTCGTTCTTGACTGCACCACTCCGACGCTTTTCGTCGACTTCGACGGGACGCTCCACGTCGGCAACGCGTACATCGGCGAGGACGGGGAAATAACGCTCGACACCGGCCGGCCGCTACTGGAATTCGCATCCCTGCTCACCGAGCTTCTCGAGCCCTATCCCGATGTGGAAATTGTGCTCACGACGTCATGGGCGCGACGCTTGCCAGTGGAGCGCGTCGTCGAGTACCTGCCACCGGAACTACGCCGACGCATCGTCGGGACCACCCGGGATATCAAACCCCGGCTCAGCTATGTGCTGGACGGCACCGAGCGCACCGACATCATCCGCAGCTACGCGTATGGAAAGCGCCTGAAACACTGGCTTGCTATTGACGACGCGGTGTTTGGTGCTGAGCGGTTCGGCCGTGAACCCGGAGAACTCGTGGAGCACTTTCTTTTACTCGACTCGCGCAGCGGAATCAGCAACAGCAATGCGCTCTCGCGTATCGCGAAGTGGCTGACCGAAGTACACGCCGCGCGAGGCAGCTGACCGAACGGGACAATTGCCCGTTCCCCTGCAGATACGTGCTTTCTCGGGCACTGCCGATGCCGACCTGTGAGCGACCACATGAATTACTACCGCCGTCTTGGCGAATGGCTCTACCGCTTTGCTTCATCTCAAGAGAATATCGACCGC is a window of Paraburkholderia sp. IMGN_8 DNA encoding:
- a CDS encoding helix-turn-helix transcriptional regulator is translated as MSAVSTLTFRELSEKMDQRVADGEISASMLPNLKSALRAFLASFRVSEDSIVGSLLRSSYYRNLRLHVDKLQAEGREKAYIANRKSLMGKWCSLVTHLDRIEAATSNCMSPFQSALDELLTRSQTTVAGLARAAGVSKATLRRWVKGALPNPRAVPSLKRLERFFALEPDALVNLALERQHSRPVETAPAVRIPYRERMASVTKDTYRLKTVSDFLAQEWSDFVIHKTERLPELERYSRGAWVTTDLVTERETDRNWYCFTGGKFVPTAKIVWGHVTSFLGWLTRTRELGGAGLSSADVQTLAWLSSKRMVHRYMKWLIERADGKVHDGVLDVASLIASLNHPKHGYLTQMPELRERLPELHRPEVWQDACLEAYKWASERKRHLLANGIEHSREPMAPIKRVLELDDPLAAVADMISRMKSCRPTTGGISEAVWARDLLLVKLMTSNPLRAKNMKLLTYRADNTGNLYRRPDGSWFIRIEKRAFKNAKGAAKNRDYDMPVNHVVWGDIERYLSVYRPRLPDADKVDYVFLSSTEEKPDGYVGAWKSLNRRVFYLTHRYLWQCPGIGPHGFRYIIGTATLKKAPGAWDAAAAVLHDEVATVKAHYAHLRPSDGGNFVHTLLDSAFARM
- a CDS encoding helix-turn-helix transcriptional regulator: MLLPHMAENVSARLLELQGLIAKNLRLLRDKRGMSQETLADRAGLHRTQLSVIERGRRNMKLETLISLAAALDVTEIELLTDSGEEPKEPNRGRPRKVVRPADE
- a CDS encoding HAD domain-containing protein; protein product: MNLASSPPPSSFSPLASDLQTLGRLIRSCRQQCELNLLDAADYLYVDVAELSRIEDGLSAGTEALFKVLAGFGREMLIMQRDDASDALAAVGHTVNWYKVMERRHPSRERPAPAPFVLDCTTPTLFVDFDGTLHVGNAYIGEDGEITLDTGRPLLEFASLLTELLEPYPDVEIVLTTSWARRLPVERVVEYLPPELRRRIVGTTRDIKPRLSYVLDGTERTDIIRSYAYGKRLKHWLAIDDAVFGAERFGREPGELVEHFLLLDSRSGISNSNALSRIAKWLTEVHAARGS